One window of Amaranthus tricolor cultivar Red isolate AtriRed21 chromosome 11, ASM2621246v1, whole genome shotgun sequence genomic DNA carries:
- the LOC130826438 gene encoding protein ALP1-like has protein sequence MDRIMQSLRRKRHIKQLQLVVTNVVVVLMMYWIWYMTSVATVRGVQLIQSKKDRKILRLKIIHRLIQESDVHCKSELRVNRKIFNIICEMLKEIGGLTRTKNMSLDEINFLGALDGTYINVTVHPQDRVKYRTRKGTIAMNVLGVCAPNMQFIYVLLGWEGSTHDVRVLRNALTRPNGFMVPRGNYYLVDGGYTNCEGFLAPYRGQLYQLKEWTDKQLLTVEEYYNMKHARARNVIERCFGLLKGRWSILRSPSFFPIRTQGRIVMACCLLHNLIRKVMLTDDVEEENMSNDDSDNDSDDEVEYITTIVTSDRWTNYRNTLAQDLFNSWRARVRQVTKYK, from the exons ATGGATCGAATTATGCAATCCTTACGGAGAAAAAGACATATAAAACAACTTCAATTGGTAGTAACAAATGTAGTTGTAGTTCTTATGATGTATTGGATTTGGTATATGACAAGTGTTGCTAcagttaggggtgttcaattgATCCAAAGTAAAAAAGATAGAAAAATATTGCGCTTAAAAATTATACATCGCTTAATACAAGAAAGTGATGTGCATTGCAAAAGTGAACTTCGGGTTAATAGAAaaatctttaatattatttgtgagATGCTTAAGGAGATTGGAGGCCTCACTCGGACAAAAAATATGTCTCTTGATGAGATA aattttttaGGAGCGTTGGATGGTACCTACATAAATGTAACTGTACATCCCCAAGATCGTGTTAAATATCGGACAAGAAAAGGTACCATTGCTATGAATGTGTTAGGTGTTTGTGCACCCAACATGCAGTTTATCTATGTTCTTTTGGGTTGGGAAGGCTCTACTCACGATGTCCGTGTCCTTCGCAATGCTCTCACTAGGCCAAATGGCTTTATGGTTCCTAGAG GTAACTATTATTTGGTCGATGGGGGGTATACAAACTGTGAGGGTTTTCTTGCTCCTTATAGAGGGCAACTATATCAACTTAAGGAATGGACAGATAAACAACTACTAACTGTAGAAGAGTATTACAATATGAAGCATGCTCGAGCAAGAAATGTAATTGAAAGATGTTTTGGGTTACTTAAAGGGAGATGGAGCATACTTAGAAGCCCCTCCTTTTTCCCTATTCGAACTCAAGGACGTATTGTGATGGCTTGTTGTTTACTTCATAATTTAATAAGGAAAGTGATGCTCACAGATGATGTAGAAGAAGAGAATATGAGTAATGACGATTCCGATAACGATTCCGATGATGAAGTTGAATACATTACTACAATAGTTACTTCTGATCGATGGACTAATTATAGAAATACGTTAGCTCAAGATTTGTTTAATTCTTGGAGGGCAAGAGTTAGACAAG tgacaaaatataaataa